From Chloroflexota bacterium, one genomic window encodes:
- a CDS encoding cold shock domain-containing protein, which yields MEVTVTTGTIKKVVSDRGFGFITAADGKEYFFHRNALQASLDFDRLMGGEQVEFDIEQSPKGPRASSVRPASATVAG from the coding sequence ATGGAGGTCACTGTGACCACCGGCACCATCAAGAAGGTCGTCTCCGACCGCGGCTTCGGCTTCATCACCGCAGCCGACGGCAAGGAGTACTTCTTCCACCGCAACGCCCTGCAGGCGTCGCTCGACTTCGACCGCCTCATGGGCGGCGAGCAGGTCGAGTTCGACATCGAGCAGAGCCCCAAGGGCCCGCGCGCTTCGAGTGTCCGCCCGGCGAGTGCGACCGTCGCCGGCTGA
- a CDS encoding acyl-ACP desaturase, which yields MSGTYDERALLLELEPEAGRLYDRHLTVAQEWFPHDYIPYRLGRDFDKDPWTPDQPRLTGVAQTAFEIGLLTEDNLPSYHRLIHGMFGRGDGAWIGWVGRWTAEEGRHAIVLRDYLTVTRNIDPVALERGRMTQLQQGYERDAGDTLHGLAYVAFQELATRIAHRNTGRYSADPVADRIMARIAADENLHMVFYRDILAAALQIEPSAAVRAIVDEVLAFQMPGAGIPGFLRKAAQIARAGIYDLRVHRDEVLLPILRHWRIFELAGLDGAAEEARRRLANHLESLDVAARRLEARLAGSTTPRLTETG from the coding sequence GTGTCAGGGACCTACGATGAGCGTGCGCTCCTCCTCGAGCTCGAGCCTGAGGCCGGCCGCCTCTACGATCGCCACCTCACGGTGGCCCAGGAGTGGTTCCCCCACGACTACATCCCGTACCGGCTGGGCCGCGATTTCGACAAGGACCCTTGGACGCCGGACCAGCCGCGGCTGACCGGGGTCGCCCAGACCGCATTCGAGATCGGGCTGCTCACGGAGGACAACCTGCCTTCGTACCACCGGCTCATCCATGGCATGTTCGGGCGGGGCGATGGGGCGTGGATCGGCTGGGTCGGGCGCTGGACCGCCGAGGAGGGGCGCCACGCGATCGTCCTCCGGGACTACCTCACGGTGACCCGCAACATCGACCCGGTCGCCCTCGAGCGGGGCCGGATGACACAGCTCCAGCAGGGCTACGAGCGCGACGCCGGGGACACGCTCCACGGCCTGGCCTACGTCGCCTTCCAGGAGCTTGCGACGCGGATCGCCCACCGGAACACCGGTCGCTACTCAGCGGATCCGGTGGCCGACCGGATCATGGCCCGCATCGCGGCCGACGAGAACCTCCACATGGTCTTCTACCGGGACATCCTCGCGGCCGCCCTGCAGATCGAACCGTCAGCCGCGGTCCGGGCCATCGTCGACGAGGTCCTGGCGTTCCAGATGCCGGGCGCGGGCATCCCCGGTTTCCTGCGCAAGGCGGCCCAGATCGCCAGGGCCGGCATCTACGACCTCCGGGTCCACCGCGACGAAGTCCTCCTGCCGATCCTCCGGCACTGGCGGATCTTCGAGCTCGCCGGCCTCGATGGCGCCGCCGAGGAGGCCCGCCGCCGCCTCGCCAATCATCTCGAATCGCTCGATGTCGCCGCTCGGAGACTCGAGGCACGCCTCGCCGGTTCGACCACTCCGCGCCTCACCGAGACGGGATAG
- a CDS encoding alkaline phosphatase family protein: MVRSAPGKGSIVLAAVALMAAACTASVSPPASSAASGAGGDGISKIRHVVIIMQENRSFDTYFGTFPGANGIPMANGVPAACVPDPATGGCDRPFHDLHDLTAGGPHGQANASADLNGGRMDGFVAQAEKAKKSCQNAFNPGCAGAGTPDVMGYVDGGEIPNYWAYAHDFVLQDAMFEPDASWSLPAHLFTVSAWSARCTVPSDPQSCSSDINQPGVPTVTRPQPYAWTDFTYLLHQHGVSWGYYLDQGFQPDCANDAISCAPQPQKVGVPQIWNPLPGFTDVHQDGQLGNIQDISSFTSSAAAGTLPAVSWVVPNGKDSEHPPALISTGQSYVTNLIDTVMQGPDWSSTAIFLTWDDWGGFYDHVVPPSVDQNGYGLRVPGLVISPYARTGFIDHQTLSFDAYLKFIEDDFLGGARLDPATDGRPDPRPDVRENAPGLGNLVADFDFSQPPRQPVVLPVHPATDLQ; this comes from the coding sequence ATGGTTCGATCCGCCCCCGGCAAAGGTTCGATCGTGCTGGCGGCCGTGGCCCTCATGGCCGCCGCCTGTACCGCGAGCGTCAGCCCGCCCGCATCCTCTGCGGCGTCGGGAGCGGGCGGCGACGGCATCTCGAAGATCAGGCACGTCGTGATCATCATGCAGGAGAACCGCTCCTTCGACACCTACTTCGGGACCTTCCCCGGCGCCAACGGCATCCCGATGGCGAACGGTGTGCCGGCCGCCTGCGTGCCGGATCCCGCGACCGGTGGCTGCGACCGACCCTTCCATGATCTGCACGACCTCACCGCCGGCGGGCCGCACGGCCAGGCCAATGCCAGTGCCGATCTGAACGGCGGGCGGATGGACGGTTTCGTGGCTCAGGCGGAGAAGGCGAAGAAGAGCTGCCAGAACGCATTCAACCCGGGCTGCGCGGGCGCAGGCACGCCCGACGTGATGGGGTACGTGGATGGCGGCGAGATCCCCAACTACTGGGCATATGCCCACGACTTCGTGCTCCAGGACGCGATGTTCGAGCCTGACGCCTCATGGAGCCTGCCGGCCCATCTCTTCACGGTATCCGCCTGGTCCGCCAGGTGCACCGTGCCGTCCGATCCCCAGAGTTGTTCGAGTGACATCAACCAGCCGGGCGTCCCGACGGTGACCAGACCCCAACCCTATGCCTGGACCGACTTCACCTACCTCCTCCATCAGCACGGTGTCAGCTGGGGCTACTACCTCGATCAGGGGTTCCAACCCGATTGTGCGAACGACGCGATCAGCTGCGCTCCGCAGCCCCAGAAGGTCGGCGTTCCCCAGATCTGGAACCCGTTGCCCGGCTTCACCGATGTCCACCAGGACGGCCAGCTGGGAAACATCCAGGACATCTCGTCCTTCACCTCGTCGGCCGCGGCCGGGACCCTGCCGGCGGTCAGCTGGGTGGTCCCGAACGGCAAGGACAGCGAGCATCCGCCGGCCCTCATCTCGACCGGCCAGAGCTACGTCACGAATCTCATCGACACGGTGATGCAGGGGCCCGACTGGTCGAGCACCGCGATCTTCCTCACCTGGGACGACTGGGGTGGCTTCTACGATCACGTCGTGCCACCGTCGGTCGACCAGAACGGGTATGGACTGCGCGTCCCAGGTCTCGTCATCAGCCCCTACGCCAGAACCGGCTTCATCGACCATCAGACACTGTCCTTCGACGCCTACCTGAAGTTCATCGAGGACGACTTCCTCGGCGGGGCACGCCTGGATCCGGCGACCGACGGCCGGCCCGATCCGCGCCCCGACGTCCGCGAGAACGCGCCCGGCCTGGGCAACCTGGTCGCCGATTTCGACTTCAGCCAGCCACCCCGGCAGCCGGTGGTGCTGCCGGTCCACCCGGCGACCGACCTGCAGTAA
- a CDS encoding CapA family protein — protein MDVAPRLRPAVALRRRAGVSRLVAVAIVVVLVAACGASTPGPSLPGASRTDAAASPGATAGASTLGTSTTGASSVPARATTSSLAVVTGFSNYSVTSVTMAALAADLTAGSLLVPCGAEAFVAAALGAAVAPTRQACVPADGIPARLDPSSRTLALLPPGLVTPRVRVLPIGPADLFGETPARSLPYPLGVPVPASWPAAWTTYDPTDVRVIVTTGVNCPDRGVSRETNVLGKGWDWLLQAGTARYTGRHWDPAFGWWVVDAVRTGHAGALASLIRNADIAESDFECSMTTGFRQHDSGTVFSIDPRVAPLMAKAGFDVATIAADHNTNVGLGPVVETADLFRANGIQTVGGGKDLAAALRPAVIDVRGVRFGFVGFDAIGGSVAATTSHPGVAPLTEANARAAIAAARRAGAQVVFALPQWSSVEYRAAFTGFQRGLIAMLTRAGADHIIGADFHWAGAISITPGSASGVRFVTASQGNFWFGQDWSRQTEEGIVTVLTFVGTRLAQVRLVPTVVLDNAQPNLIDPATDGRFVLDQVLSVSTMLPR, from the coding sequence GTGGACGTCGCGCCGCGCCTTCGCCCGGCGGTCGCACTGAGGCGCCGCGCCGGCGTCTCGCGGTTGGTTGCGGTGGCGATCGTGGTCGTCCTCGTCGCGGCCTGCGGCGCGTCGACCCCCGGACCGTCCTTACCCGGCGCGAGCCGGACGGACGCGGCAGCGTCGCCGGGCGCCACGGCGGGCGCATCCACCCTCGGCACCTCCACGACCGGCGCGTCGTCGGTTCCCGCGCGAGCGACGACCAGCTCGCTCGCCGTCGTCACCGGCTTCTCGAACTATTCGGTGACGAGCGTCACGATGGCCGCGCTCGCCGCCGATCTGACCGCGGGGTCGCTCCTCGTCCCGTGCGGGGCGGAGGCCTTCGTCGCCGCCGCGCTCGGAGCGGCGGTGGCGCCGACACGGCAGGCGTGCGTCCCAGCCGATGGAATCCCGGCCCGGCTCGACCCGTCGTCTCGAACCCTCGCCCTGCTCCCGCCGGGTCTCGTGACACCCCGCGTGCGGGTCCTCCCGATCGGGCCCGCGGACCTGTTCGGTGAGACGCCCGCCCGGTCCCTTCCCTATCCCCTCGGTGTCCCGGTGCCGGCGTCATGGCCCGCCGCGTGGACGACCTACGATCCCACGGACGTCCGCGTCATCGTCACGACCGGCGTCAACTGCCCGGACCGCGGGGTGAGTCGCGAGACGAACGTCCTCGGCAAGGGCTGGGACTGGCTCCTTCAGGCGGGCACGGCTCGGTACACCGGCCGGCACTGGGATCCGGCATTCGGCTGGTGGGTGGTGGATGCCGTGCGGACCGGTCACGCCGGCGCGCTCGCCTCGCTCATCCGCAACGCCGACATCGCCGAGAGCGACTTCGAGTGCTCGATGACGACGGGTTTCCGGCAGCACGACAGCGGCACGGTCTTCTCGATCGACCCGCGCGTCGCGCCGCTCATGGCAAAGGCGGGCTTCGATGTGGCGACGATCGCCGCCGACCACAACACGAATGTGGGCCTCGGCCCGGTCGTCGAGACGGCGGATCTCTTCAGGGCGAACGGCATCCAGACCGTCGGCGGCGGGAAGGACCTCGCCGCGGCGCTCCGGCCCGCGGTCATCGACGTCCGCGGCGTGAGGTTCGGCTTCGTCGGCTTCGACGCCATCGGCGGGTCGGTGGCAGCGACGACAAGCCATCCGGGCGTCGCTCCGCTCACCGAGGCGAACGCACGGGCCGCGATCGCCGCCGCCCGACGCGCGGGTGCCCAGGTGGTGTTCGCCCTCCCGCAGTGGAGCTCGGTCGAATATCGGGCCGCGTTCACCGGCTTCCAGCGCGGGCTCATCGCCATGCTCACCCGCGCCGGTGCCGACCACATCATCGGTGCCGACTTCCACTGGGCGGGGGCGATCTCGATCACGCCGGGTTCGGCGTCCGGCGTTCGTTTCGTGACCGCGAGCCAGGGGAACTTCTGGTTCGGCCAGGACTGGAGCCGCCAGACCGAGGAGGGGATCGTCACGGTCCTCACCTTCGTCGGCACCAGGCTCGCCCAGGTCCGGCTCGTGCCGACGGTCGTCCTCGACAACGCCCAGCCGAACCTCATCGATCCGGCGACGGACGGTCGGTTCGTCCTCGACCAGGTCCTGTCCGTGTCCACCATGCTGCCGCGCTGA
- a CDS encoding DEAD/DEAH box helicase, whose amino-acid sequence MSFDHLGLAPEQLRAVSDEGYETPTPVQEQAIPLILQGRDVLAAAQTGTGKTAAFVLPILQILHGRPPTVRPARPTTGGRPIRTLILAPTRELAVQIGEMIRVYGAHRPIRTAAIYGGVGFDPQVRALRAGPAIVVATPGRLLDHAQQGTIDLSAVEILVLDEADRMLDMGFIQPIRRILGLLPPERQNLLFSATFSDDVRHLATGLLRTPASVEVAVRNSAPELVDQLVLRVDRERKRELLSHLVRTGRIDQALVFTRTKHGANRLAEQLVRDGIVATAIHGNKSQAQRTRALADFKAGRAAILVATDIAARGIDIDSLPHVVNYELPMVAADYVHRIGRTGRAGVDGQAISLVCVDEAPLLREIEAIVRHPIPASVIPGFEPDRTIRPEPIRLRSVPVRPIPSRPFAGRPLPAQGRPGPGRPAQGRPMQGRPMQGRPMQGRPIQGRPGTSVGQAVRPGGSDRHVTELPGERIARAARGGIVGPRRG is encoded by the coding sequence ATGTCCTTCGATCATCTGGGCCTTGCGCCCGAGCAGCTCCGCGCCGTCTCGGACGAGGGCTACGAGACTCCGACGCCCGTCCAGGAACAGGCGATCCCCCTCATCCTCCAGGGCCGCGACGTGCTCGCCGCCGCCCAGACGGGCACCGGCAAGACCGCCGCCTTTGTCCTGCCGATCCTCCAGATCCTCCACGGTCGACCGCCGACGGTCCGCCCAGCCCGTCCGACGACCGGCGGCCGACCCATCCGCACGCTCATCCTCGCGCCGACGCGTGAGCTCGCTGTCCAGATCGGCGAGATGATCAGGGTGTACGGCGCCCACCGGCCGATCCGGACCGCCGCGATCTACGGCGGGGTCGGCTTCGACCCACAGGTCCGGGCCCTGCGAGCCGGTCCGGCGATCGTCGTCGCCACCCCCGGCAGGCTCCTTGACCACGCACAGCAGGGGACGATCGACCTGAGCGCGGTCGAGATCCTCGTGCTTGACGAGGCGGACCGGATGCTCGACATGGGCTTCATCCAGCCCATTCGCAGGATCCTCGGCCTGCTTCCGCCCGAGCGGCAGAACCTCCTCTTCTCTGCGACCTTCAGTGACGACGTGCGCCACCTCGCGACCGGCCTCCTCCGAACGCCCGCCTCGGTCGAAGTCGCCGTGCGGAACTCGGCTCCCGAGCTCGTGGACCAGCTCGTGCTGCGGGTCGACCGCGAACGGAAGCGCGAGCTCCTCAGTCACCTCGTCCGGACCGGTCGGATCGATCAGGCGCTCGTGTTCACCCGCACGAAGCATGGCGCCAACCGGCTCGCCGAGCAGCTCGTCCGGGACGGAATCGTGGCGACCGCGATCCACGGCAACAAGAGCCAGGCACAGCGAACGCGCGCCCTCGCCGACTTCAAGGCCGGACGGGCCGCGATCCTCGTCGCGACGGACATCGCAGCCCGCGGGATCGACATCGACAGCCTGCCGCACGTCGTGAACTACGAGCTGCCGATGGTCGCCGCGGACTATGTCCACCGCATCGGTCGGACCGGCCGGGCGGGGGTGGACGGGCAGGCGATCTCGCTCGTCTGCGTCGACGAGGCGCCGCTGCTCCGCGAGATCGAGGCGATCGTGCGACATCCGATCCCGGCGAGCGTCATCCCGGGCTTCGAGCCGGACCGGACGATCCGCCCCGAGCCGATCCGCCTGCGGAGCGTTCCCGTGCGACCGATCCCGAGCCGTCCCTTCGCGGGTCGACCGCTGCCGGCGCAAGGTCGACCAGGGCCGGGTCGTCCCGCACAAGGCCGCCCGATGCAGGGCCGCCCGATGCAGGGCCGCCCGATGCAGGGCCGACCGATACAGGGCCGGCCCGGGACATCCGTCGGCCAGGCCGTCCGCCCGGGGGGCTCGGACCGGCACGTGACGGAGTTGCCCGGCGAGCGGATCGCGCGTGCTGCCCGCGGAGGGATCGTCGGACCCCGCCGGGGCTGA
- the tatA gene encoding twin-arginine translocase TatA/TatE family subunit, translated as MGAITPLHLLIVLIVALLVLGPGKLPEVGAALGKTIREFRKATSDVQEATSLNPTPSIPAASSAVPVAPVAAPAPVAAPAPVAAPAPVAAPAADTAETTPTTSESSPASGPTASAS; from the coding sequence ATGGGCGCGATCACCCCGCTCCACCTTCTCATCGTCCTCATCGTCGCCCTGCTCGTCCTGGGGCCGGGCAAGCTCCCCGAGGTGGGGGCCGCGCTCGGCAAGACGATCCGCGAATTCCGCAAGGCCACGTCCGACGTCCAGGAGGCGACCAGCCTCAACCCGACGCCGTCGATCCCGGCCGCGTCGAGCGCCGTTCCGGTCGCGCCCGTGGCGGCACCGGCGCCCGTGGCGGCACCGGCGCCCGTGGCGGCACCGGCGCCCGTCGCGGCACCCGCGGCGGACACCGCGGAGACCACCCCGACGACCTCCGAATCGAGCCCCGCCTCCGGACCGACCGCCTCGGCGTCCTGA
- a CDS encoding class I SAM-dependent methyltransferase: MPVDVSPEPAVRRAALAGRLLEATLGSMDLAAVYLGDRLGLYRALAASGPLTSVELAAATDTVERYVREWLEQQAVTGILQADRESDALRRRYSLPAGHDEVLLDASSLDYLAPMARLLIGAHARLPELVDVVRTGGGLGWGVYGSDIREGQAAGNRPAFAALLGREWFPAMPDIDARLRADPPARVADIACGAGWSSIAIARAYPRVRVDGIDLDEPSIAAAGLNLRASELGDRVTFAVQDAADPVLAGRYDLVTIFEAVHDLARPVEVLAAARSLLAPGGAMIVMDERVAEEFTAPGDDVERLMYGFSILLCLTNSMAEDPSVATGTVMRPAALRAYAQAAGFADVAILPVEHPTWRFYRLV, from the coding sequence ATGCCGGTCGATGTGAGCCCGGAGCCGGCCGTGCGACGAGCCGCGCTTGCCGGGCGTCTCCTCGAAGCGACCCTCGGCTCGATGGATCTCGCGGCCGTCTACCTCGGGGATCGTCTCGGCCTGTACCGCGCGCTGGCCGCGAGCGGCCCCCTGACGTCCGTCGAGCTCGCGGCGGCGACCGACACGGTGGAGCGCTATGTGCGCGAGTGGCTCGAGCAACAGGCGGTCACCGGGATCCTGCAGGCTGACCGCGAGAGCGATGCACTCCGGCGGCGATACTCGCTGCCGGCCGGTCATGACGAGGTGCTCCTCGACGCCTCGAGCCTCGACTATCTGGCCCCGATGGCACGACTCCTCATCGGCGCGCACGCTCGCCTGCCGGAGCTCGTCGACGTGGTTCGAACGGGCGGTGGACTCGGCTGGGGCGTGTACGGCTCCGATATCCGCGAAGGACAGGCTGCCGGCAACCGACCGGCGTTCGCCGCGCTCCTCGGCCGGGAGTGGTTCCCGGCGATGCCCGATATCGATGCCCGGCTGCGAGCCGATCCACCCGCCCGGGTCGCGGACATCGCGTGCGGCGCAGGATGGTCGAGCATCGCGATCGCCCGCGCGTACCCTCGGGTCCGAGTGGACGGGATCGACCTCGACGAACCGTCCATCGCGGCCGCCGGGCTGAACCTCCGCGCCAGCGAGCTCGGCGATCGGGTCACGTTCGCCGTTCAGGACGCGGCCGACCCGGTCCTGGCGGGACGCTACGACCTCGTGACGATCTTCGAGGCGGTCCACGACCTCGCTCGTCCGGTGGAGGTGCTCGCCGCCGCGCGCTCGCTCCTCGCGCCGGGCGGGGCGATGATCGTCATGGACGAACGGGTCGCCGAGGAGTTCACCGCCCCCGGTGACGATGTCGAACGGCTCATGTACGGGTTCAGCATCCTCCTCTGCCTGACGAACTCGATGGCCGAGGATCCGTCCGTCGCGACCGGCACCGTCATGCGACCGGCCGCCCTCCGGGCGTACGCGCAGGCAGCGGGGTTCGCCGATGTCGCGATCCTCCCGGTCGAGCACCCGACCTGGCGGTTCTACCGCCTCGTCTGA
- a CDS encoding RidA family protein, producing the protein MERSRVSSGSPFEPRVGFSRAVRVGERVLVSGTAPVWPDGSVDPDPADQARRCLTIILAALAELGGHPADVVRTRTYLVHRDDWEAIGRAHGEVFGEIRPASTMIVVAGLLDPRWKVEIEAEAIVGDADGSPGDAGGGSSG; encoded by the coding sequence ATGGAGCGCAGCCGGGTGTCGTCCGGATCGCCGTTCGAGCCTCGCGTGGGGTTCAGCCGGGCGGTGCGGGTCGGCGAGCGGGTCCTCGTCAGCGGCACGGCGCCGGTGTGGCCAGACGGATCCGTCGATCCGGACCCGGCCGACCAGGCGCGCCGCTGCCTCACCATCATCCTCGCCGCGCTGGCCGAGCTCGGCGGGCATCCCGCGGACGTGGTCCGGACGCGGACGTACCTCGTTCACCGTGACGACTGGGAGGCGATCGGCCGCGCTCACGGGGAGGTCTTCGGCGAGATCCGCCCGGCGAGCACGATGATCGTCGTCGCCGGCCTGCTCGATCCACGCTGGAAGGTGGAGATCGAGGCGGAGGCGATCGTCGGCGACGCCGATGGTTCGCCCGGCGACGCAGGTGGTGGATCCAGCGGGTAG